The following coding sequences lie in one Numida meleagris isolate 19003 breed g44 Domestic line chromosome Z, NumMel1.0, whole genome shotgun sequence genomic window:
- the DAB2 gene encoding disabled homolog 2 isoform X2 yields the protein MSTEAESTTTINSQPEHQAPPKAQPSKKEKKKGPEKTDESLLARFKGDGVRYKAKLIGIDDVPEARGDKMSQDSMMKLKGMAVAARSQGQHKQRIWVNISLSGIKIIDEKTGVIEHEHPVTKISFIARDVTDNRAFGYICGGEGQHQFFAIKTAQQAEPLVVDLKDLFQLIYNMKKKEEEEEKKKNGSEALPAGQADKLKLGVDQMDLFGDMSTPPDVSSPTEAKEILLVDLNSEIETKQTFTKEDLFLNGITPSLPQPKPRPPFLPESSFSTNLNFFPTPNPDPFSDDPFAQPDQSAPPSFDSLKSADQKKENLSTLTSVGNGASNGDVDYFGKQFDQISNRVGKREALTSQWPFDSKPPTARTPNGVPEREQNGFLKAPSNLFVEDPSKGVTLQNGVKLDSESNIQLLSHESITISPPPQSNKPGRGRRSVKTASNDLFSSDFFAPTTESLGLNSSAQTGPVQTNRLDLFKTSPTTAPALASLGGLPSPWSTEIPAFTQATSVFPGSMMPSQSPGFTQQLTFGTQAVPSWSQPGSFGPTASQSSGLWVQPAQAPSSPWVQPSSAVNPFQSSVFAPSTLPAQTQSVLPSVSTTCPPQPPPRTAPQKELSKKESDAFIALDPLGDREMKDVKEMFKDFQLTKPPAVPARRGEQQSLSEPLKPVPRQSALPMDGLFESQPKPDLFHATSESQKQPSGPFGGPSGNPFA from the exons ATGTCTACTGAAGCTGAAAGTACTACTACAATCAACAGCCAGCCAGAGCACCAGGCTCCACCAAAAGCACAAccttcaaagaaagaaaaaaagaaag GGCCAGAAAAGACAGATGAATCTCTCTTGGCCAGATTCAAAGGTGATGGTGTAAGATACAAAGCTAAATTGATTGGCATTGATGATGTGCCAGAAGCAAGAGGAGACAAAATGAGTCAGGATTCAATGATGAAGTTGAAG GGAATGGCAGTGGCAGCTCGTTCCCAGGGTCAACACAAGCAGAGGATCTGGGTGAACATCTCCCTCTCTGGTATCAAGATCATAGATGAGAAAACTGGA GTCATAGAGCATGAGCATCCAGTAACCAAAATCTCTTTCATTGCTCGGGATGTAACAGACAATCGTGCCTTTGGCTATATTTGTGGAGGAGAAGGCCAGCACCAGTTTTTTGCCataaaaacagcacagcag GCTGAGCCTCTAGTTGTTGATCTTAAGGACCTCTTTCAACTAATATATAATatgaagaagaaggaggaagaagaagagaaaaaaaag AATGGTAGCGAGGCACTACCTGCTGGTCAAGCCGACAAACTGAAACTG GGAGTTGACCAGATGGACTTGTTTGGGGATATGTCAACACCTCCTGATGTGAGCAGTCCTACA GAAGCTAAAGAGATTCTCTTAGTGGATCTAAACTCAGAAATTGAGACCAAACAGACTTTTACAAAAGAGGATCTCTTCTTGAATGGCATCACACCTTCTCTTCCACAACCAAAGCCACGGCCACCCTTCTTGCCAGAGAGTTCTTTCTCTACCAATCTCAACTTCTTTCCCACACCTAATCCAGACCCTTTCAGTGATGATCCTTTTGCACAGCCAGACCAATCTGCACCACCTTCATTTGATTCTCTAAAATCTGCTgatcagaagaaggaaaatctgagtACCTTGACATCGGTGGGTAATGGTGCTTCAAATGGTGATGTTGACTACTTTGGTAAACAGTTTGACCAGATATCTAATAGAGTTGGCAAACGAGAAGCACTAACAAGCCAGTGGCCATTTGACAGTAAGCCACCCACGGCAAGAACTCCAAATGGGGTAccagagagagaacagaatGGCTTTCTTAAAGCCCCATCAAACCTCTTTGTGGAAGATCCTTCCAAAGGAGTAACTCTGCAAAATGGAGTAAAGCTGGATTCTGAAAGCAATATCCAGCTCTTGTCACATGAATCTATAACAATTAGCCCACCACCACAAAGTAACAAGccaggaagaggaaggaggtcTGTCAAG actGCGTCAAATGACTTGTTTAGCTCGGACTTTTTTGCACCAACTACAGAGAGCCTTGGCTTAAACTCATCAGCACAGACAGGACCTGTGCAAACTAATCGACTGGACCTCTTCAAAACAAGTCCTACCACAGCCCCTGCATTGGCCAGCCTAG GTGGCTTGCCATCACCATGGAGTACAGAGATACCTGCCTTCACCCAGGCCACATCTGTCTTTCCTGGGTCTATGATGCCTAGCCAGTCTCCAGGATTTACTCAACAACTTACCTTTGGCACTCAAGCAGTGCCAAGCTGGAGCCAACCTGGATCTTTTGGTCCAACAGCATCTCAGTCCTCTGGTCTCTGGGTACAGCCAGCACAAGCTCCATCTTCTCCATGGGTACAGCCATCCAGTGCTGTAAATCCCTTCCAGAGTAGTGTGTTTGCACCTTCAACACTACCTGCTCAGACACAGTCTGTACTGCCCTCTGTGTCAACAACATGCCCACCTCAGCCACCACCTAGAACTGCACCTCAGAAGGAGCTATCCAAGAAAGAGAGTGATGCTTTTATTGCTCTGGATCCACTTGGTGATAGAGAGATGAAGGATGTCAAGGAAATGTTCAAAGACTTCCAGCTGACAAAGCCACCTGCAGTACCAGcaaggagaggagagcagcaaaGTCTTTCAG AACCACTGAAGCCTGTTCCCAGACAAAGTGCACTACCAATGGATGGCCTGTTTGAAAGTCAACCTAAACCAGACCTTTTCCATGCCACCTCT GAATCTCAGAAACAACCTTCTGGCCCATTTGGTGGTCCTTCTGGCAACCCTTTTGCATAG
- the DAB2 gene encoding disabled homolog 2 isoform X1, with product MSTEAESTTTINSQPEHQAPPKAQPSKKEKKKGPEKTDESLLARFKGDGVRYKAKLIGIDDVPEARGDKMSQDSMMKLKGMAVAARSQGQHKQRIWVNISLSGIKIIDEKTGVIEHEHPVTKISFIARDVTDNRAFGYICGGEGQHQFFAIKTAQQAEPLVVDLKDLFQLIYNMKKKEEEEEKKKSEEANKTQNGSEALPAGQADKLKLGVDQMDLFGDMSTPPDVSSPTEAKEILLVDLNSEIETKQTFTKEDLFLNGITPSLPQPKPRPPFLPESSFSTNLNFFPTPNPDPFSDDPFAQPDQSAPPSFDSLKSADQKKENLSTLTSVGNGASNGDVDYFGKQFDQISNRVGKREALTSQWPFDSKPPTARTPNGVPEREQNGFLKAPSNLFVEDPSKGVTLQNGVKLDSESNIQLLSHESITISPPPQSNKPGRGRRSVKTASNDLFSSDFFAPTTESLGLNSSAQTGPVQTNRLDLFKTSPTTAPALASLGGLPSPWSTEIPAFTQATSVFPGSMMPSQSPGFTQQLTFGTQAVPSWSQPGSFGPTASQSSGLWVQPAQAPSSPWVQPSSAVNPFQSSVFAPSTLPAQTQSVLPSVSTTCPPQPPPRTAPQKELSKKESDAFIALDPLGDREMKDVKEMFKDFQLTKPPAVPARRGEQQSLSEPLKPVPRQSALPMDGLFESQPKPDLFHATSESQKQPSGPFGGPSGNPFA from the exons ATGTCTACTGAAGCTGAAAGTACTACTACAATCAACAGCCAGCCAGAGCACCAGGCTCCACCAAAAGCACAAccttcaaagaaagaaaaaaagaaag GGCCAGAAAAGACAGATGAATCTCTCTTGGCCAGATTCAAAGGTGATGGTGTAAGATACAAAGCTAAATTGATTGGCATTGATGATGTGCCAGAAGCAAGAGGAGACAAAATGAGTCAGGATTCAATGATGAAGTTGAAG GGAATGGCAGTGGCAGCTCGTTCCCAGGGTCAACACAAGCAGAGGATCTGGGTGAACATCTCCCTCTCTGGTATCAAGATCATAGATGAGAAAACTGGA GTCATAGAGCATGAGCATCCAGTAACCAAAATCTCTTTCATTGCTCGGGATGTAACAGACAATCGTGCCTTTGGCTATATTTGTGGAGGAGAAGGCCAGCACCAGTTTTTTGCCataaaaacagcacagcag GCTGAGCCTCTAGTTGTTGATCTTAAGGACCTCTTTCAACTAATATATAATatgaagaagaaggaggaagaagaagagaaaaaaaag agtGAAGAAGCAAATAAGACTCAG AATGGTAGCGAGGCACTACCTGCTGGTCAAGCCGACAAACTGAAACTG GGAGTTGACCAGATGGACTTGTTTGGGGATATGTCAACACCTCCTGATGTGAGCAGTCCTACA GAAGCTAAAGAGATTCTCTTAGTGGATCTAAACTCAGAAATTGAGACCAAACAGACTTTTACAAAAGAGGATCTCTTCTTGAATGGCATCACACCTTCTCTTCCACAACCAAAGCCACGGCCACCCTTCTTGCCAGAGAGTTCTTTCTCTACCAATCTCAACTTCTTTCCCACACCTAATCCAGACCCTTTCAGTGATGATCCTTTTGCACAGCCAGACCAATCTGCACCACCTTCATTTGATTCTCTAAAATCTGCTgatcagaagaaggaaaatctgagtACCTTGACATCGGTGGGTAATGGTGCTTCAAATGGTGATGTTGACTACTTTGGTAAACAGTTTGACCAGATATCTAATAGAGTTGGCAAACGAGAAGCACTAACAAGCCAGTGGCCATTTGACAGTAAGCCACCCACGGCAAGAACTCCAAATGGGGTAccagagagagaacagaatGGCTTTCTTAAAGCCCCATCAAACCTCTTTGTGGAAGATCCTTCCAAAGGAGTAACTCTGCAAAATGGAGTAAAGCTGGATTCTGAAAGCAATATCCAGCTCTTGTCACATGAATCTATAACAATTAGCCCACCACCACAAAGTAACAAGccaggaagaggaaggaggtcTGTCAAG actGCGTCAAATGACTTGTTTAGCTCGGACTTTTTTGCACCAACTACAGAGAGCCTTGGCTTAAACTCATCAGCACAGACAGGACCTGTGCAAACTAATCGACTGGACCTCTTCAAAACAAGTCCTACCACAGCCCCTGCATTGGCCAGCCTAG GTGGCTTGCCATCACCATGGAGTACAGAGATACCTGCCTTCACCCAGGCCACATCTGTCTTTCCTGGGTCTATGATGCCTAGCCAGTCTCCAGGATTTACTCAACAACTTACCTTTGGCACTCAAGCAGTGCCAAGCTGGAGCCAACCTGGATCTTTTGGTCCAACAGCATCTCAGTCCTCTGGTCTCTGGGTACAGCCAGCACAAGCTCCATCTTCTCCATGGGTACAGCCATCCAGTGCTGTAAATCCCTTCCAGAGTAGTGTGTTTGCACCTTCAACACTACCTGCTCAGACACAGTCTGTACTGCCCTCTGTGTCAACAACATGCCCACCTCAGCCACCACCTAGAACTGCACCTCAGAAGGAGCTATCCAAGAAAGAGAGTGATGCTTTTATTGCTCTGGATCCACTTGGTGATAGAGAGATGAAGGATGTCAAGGAAATGTTCAAAGACTTCCAGCTGACAAAGCCACCTGCAGTACCAGcaaggagaggagagcagcaaaGTCTTTCAG AACCACTGAAGCCTGTTCCCAGACAAAGTGCACTACCAATGGATGGCCTGTTTGAAAGTCAACCTAAACCAGACCTTTTCCATGCCACCTCT GAATCTCAGAAACAACCTTCTGGCCCATTTGGTGGTCCTTCTGGCAACCCTTTTGCATAG
- the DAB2 gene encoding disabled homolog 2 isoform X3, which translates to MSTEAESTTTINSQPEHQAPPKAQPSKKEKKKGPEKTDESLLARFKGDGVRYKAKLIGIDDVPEARGDKMSQDSMMKLKGMAVAARSQGQHKQRIWVNISLSGIKIIDEKTGVIEHEHPVTKISFIARDVTDNRAFGYICGGEGQHQFFAIKTAQQAEPLVVDLKDLFQLIYNMKKKEEEEEKKKSEEANKTQNGSEALPAGQADKLKLGVDQMDLFGDMSTPPDVSSPTEAKEILLVDLNSEIETKQTFTKEDLFLNGITPSLPQPKPRPPFLPESSFSTNLNFFPTPNPDPFSDDPFAQPDQSAPPSFDSLKSADQKKENLSTLTSTASNDLFSSDFFAPTTESLGLNSSAQTGPVQTNRLDLFKTSPTTAPALASLGGLPSPWSTEIPAFTQATSVFPGSMMPSQSPGFTQQLTFGTQAVPSWSQPGSFGPTASQSSGLWVQPAQAPSSPWVQPSSAVNPFQSSVFAPSTLPAQTQSVLPSVSTTCPPQPPPRTAPQKELSKKESDAFIALDPLGDREMKDVKEMFKDFQLTKPPAVPARRGEQQSLSEPLKPVPRQSALPMDGLFESQPKPDLFHATSESQKQPSGPFGGPSGNPFA; encoded by the exons ATGTCTACTGAAGCTGAAAGTACTACTACAATCAACAGCCAGCCAGAGCACCAGGCTCCACCAAAAGCACAAccttcaaagaaagaaaaaaagaaag GGCCAGAAAAGACAGATGAATCTCTCTTGGCCAGATTCAAAGGTGATGGTGTAAGATACAAAGCTAAATTGATTGGCATTGATGATGTGCCAGAAGCAAGAGGAGACAAAATGAGTCAGGATTCAATGATGAAGTTGAAG GGAATGGCAGTGGCAGCTCGTTCCCAGGGTCAACACAAGCAGAGGATCTGGGTGAACATCTCCCTCTCTGGTATCAAGATCATAGATGAGAAAACTGGA GTCATAGAGCATGAGCATCCAGTAACCAAAATCTCTTTCATTGCTCGGGATGTAACAGACAATCGTGCCTTTGGCTATATTTGTGGAGGAGAAGGCCAGCACCAGTTTTTTGCCataaaaacagcacagcag GCTGAGCCTCTAGTTGTTGATCTTAAGGACCTCTTTCAACTAATATATAATatgaagaagaaggaggaagaagaagagaaaaaaaag agtGAAGAAGCAAATAAGACTCAG AATGGTAGCGAGGCACTACCTGCTGGTCAAGCCGACAAACTGAAACTG GGAGTTGACCAGATGGACTTGTTTGGGGATATGTCAACACCTCCTGATGTGAGCAGTCCTACA GAAGCTAAAGAGATTCTCTTAGTGGATCTAAACTCAGAAATTGAGACCAAACAGACTTTTACAAAAGAGGATCTCTTCTTGAATGGCATCACACCTTCTCTTCCACAACCAAAGCCACGGCCACCCTTCTTGCCAGAGAGTTCTTTCTCTACCAATCTCAACTTCTTTCCCACACCTAATCCAGACCCTTTCAGTGATGATCCTTTTGCACAGCCAGACCAATCTGCACCACCTTCATTTGATTCTCTAAAATCTGCTgatcagaagaaggaaaatctgagtACCTTGACATCG actGCGTCAAATGACTTGTTTAGCTCGGACTTTTTTGCACCAACTACAGAGAGCCTTGGCTTAAACTCATCAGCACAGACAGGACCTGTGCAAACTAATCGACTGGACCTCTTCAAAACAAGTCCTACCACAGCCCCTGCATTGGCCAGCCTAG GTGGCTTGCCATCACCATGGAGTACAGAGATACCTGCCTTCACCCAGGCCACATCTGTCTTTCCTGGGTCTATGATGCCTAGCCAGTCTCCAGGATTTACTCAACAACTTACCTTTGGCACTCAAGCAGTGCCAAGCTGGAGCCAACCTGGATCTTTTGGTCCAACAGCATCTCAGTCCTCTGGTCTCTGGGTACAGCCAGCACAAGCTCCATCTTCTCCATGGGTACAGCCATCCAGTGCTGTAAATCCCTTCCAGAGTAGTGTGTTTGCACCTTCAACACTACCTGCTCAGACACAGTCTGTACTGCCCTCTGTGTCAACAACATGCCCACCTCAGCCACCACCTAGAACTGCACCTCAGAAGGAGCTATCCAAGAAAGAGAGTGATGCTTTTATTGCTCTGGATCCACTTGGTGATAGAGAGATGAAGGATGTCAAGGAAATGTTCAAAGACTTCCAGCTGACAAAGCCACCTGCAGTACCAGcaaggagaggagagcagcaaaGTCTTTCAG AACCACTGAAGCCTGTTCCCAGACAAAGTGCACTACCAATGGATGGCCTGTTTGAAAGTCAACCTAAACCAGACCTTTTCCATGCCACCTCT GAATCTCAGAAACAACCTTCTGGCCCATTTGGTGGTCCTTCTGGCAACCCTTTTGCATAG